From the genome of Malus sylvestris chromosome 6, drMalSylv7.2, whole genome shotgun sequence, one region includes:
- the LOC126627136 gene encoding mitochondrial phosphate carrier protein 3, mitochondrial-like yields the protein MADPLSNSRRHSLVPSFLYSSSSSMTTSTDALGPSVSSSLVGAALLSKRVVVPAPKEKVEMYSAGFYAACGVGGMLSTGLTHLAVTPIDLVKCNMQIDPIKYKSIISGFGVLLKEQGIRGLFKGWAPTWAGYSVQGAGKFGLYEFFKKYYSDVAGPEYAAKYKTLIYLAGSASAEVIADVALCPMEAVKVRVQTQPGFARGLTDGLPKFIQSEGALGLYKGMVPLWGRQVPYTMMKFASFETIIELMYKHAIPTPKEQCSKPLQLGVSFASGYIAGVFCAVVSHPADNLVSFLNNAKGATFGEAVKQLGVLGLFTRGLPLRIIMIGTLTGGQWVIYDAFKVFVGLPTTGGPAPAAAAFEVAKS from the exons ATGGCAGATCCACTCAGCAACTCTCGTCGCCACTCTCTCGTCCCAAGCTTCTTGtactcttcatcttcttcaatgaCGACGAGTACTGATGCACTGGGGCCGTCGGTTTCATCGTCGTTGGTGGGGGCAGCGTTATTGTCGAAAAGAGTGGTGGTTCCGGCGCCTAAAGAGAAGGTGGAGATGTACTCGGCGGGGTTTTACGCCGCGTGTGGCGTAGGAGGGATGTTGAGCACCGGACTCACCCACTTGGCTGTCACCCCGATCGATCTCGTCAAGTGTAATATGCAG ATTGACCCAATCAAGTACAAGAGCATCATATCCGGATTCGGAGTTCTGCTCAAGGAGCAGGGCATTAGGGGTTTGTTCAAAGGTTGGGCACCAACCTGGGCTGGTTACAGTGTTCAGGGAGCCGGCAAGTTCGGACTCTACGAGTTCTTCAAGAAGTACTACAGCGATGTTGCCGGCCCTGAGTATGCAGCCAAGTACAAAACATTGATCTACCTTGCAGGTTCTGCATCAGCTGAAGTCATTGCCGATGTCGCCCTCTGTCCTATGGAAGCCGTCAAAGTTCGTGTCCAAACTCAGCCTGGTTTTGCCAGAGGCTTGACTGATGGCCTTCCGAAGTTCATCCAATCCGAAGGCGCTCTTGG GTTGTACAAAGGGATGGTTCCGCTTTGGGGACGTCAAGTTCCTT ATACTATGATGAAATTCGCGTCTTTCGAGACGATTATCGAGCTGATGTACAAGCATGCCATCCCAACACCTAAAGAGCAATGCAGCAAACCCTTGCAGCTGGGTGTGAGCTTTGCTAGCGGGTATATTGCTGGTGTATTCTGTGCTGTTGTCTCGCACCCAGCTGACAACTTGGTCTCCTTCCTCAACAATGCCAAGGGAGCAACCTTTGGTGAA GCTGTGAAGCAACTGGGAGTTTTAGGTCTTTTCACCCGAGGCCTTCCTCTGCGTATCATCATGATCGGAACCCTCACCGGAGGCCAATGGGTTATCTATGATGCTTTCAAAGTTTTTGTTGGGCT GCCGACTACTGGTGGTCCTGCTCCCGCTGCTGCCGCCTTCGAGGTTGCGAAGTCTTGA
- the LOC126627135 gene encoding uncharacterized protein LOC126627135 isoform X1, which produces MVISSFGIACRPHFCLRAPPFHCISKVQVNLVAAMEALDEPEGLFKNNKSSNSANGRKDAKAPAWKKLNSTELGITTSMIDKPTRKVLNGLKRKGYEVYLVGGCVRDLILNRTPKDFDIITSAELKEVTRTFSWCEIVGKRFPICHVHICDTVIEVSSFSISARKSGRNLSRDFRKPNHCDDNDYMRWMNCSQRDFTINGLMFDPYARIVYDYMGGIEDIRKAKVQTVIPASTSFQEDCARILRAIRIAARLGFRISKETAHSVKSLSYSILRLDKGRLLMEMNYMLAYGSAEASLRLLWKFGLLELLLPIQAAYFVRHGFRRRDKRTNLLLSLFSNLDKLLSPDKPCHSSLWVAILAFHNALSEQPRDPLVVAALSLAIHNGGDMLEAVSIAKRVTKVHDVSFHELLENQNLNPRALRDEVVNLVTSLKRALNNMTDEQIVSQAMAAYPQAPYSDLVLIPWGLSLRVCRIFSCITSGAERGFIPKQGSKIDYESLAQGALPEVRHIFARVVFDTIYPLSLNRDNAQT; this is translated from the exons ATGGTGATTTCGAGCTTCGGAATCGCCTGCCGACCCCATTTCTGCCTACGTGCTCCTCCGTTTCACTGCATCAGCAAG GTGCAAGTGAACTTGGTCGCGGCAATGGAGGCGCTTGATGAGCCGGAGGGTCTGTTTAAGAACAATAAAAGCAGTAATTCTGCCAATGGAAGAA AAGATGCTAAGGCGCCGGCATGGAAGAAGTTGAATTCCACAGAGCTTGGGATTACTACTTCAATGATTGACAAGCCTACTCGAAAGGTTCTCAATGGGCTAAAGCGAAAGG GCTATGAGGTGTATCTTGTAGGAGGTTGTGTAAGGGATCTTATATTAAACCGGACGCCAAAGGACTTTGACATAATAACTTCAGCTGAACTGAAGGAG GTGACAAGAACATTTTCTTGGTGTGAAATAGTTGGCAAGCGGTTTCCCATATGTCATGTGCACATTTGTGATACAGTTATTGAG GTCTCAAGTTTTAGCATCTCCGCACGTAAGTCTGGCAGAAACTTAAGTCGTGATTTCAGGAAACCAAATCACTGTGACGACAATGATTATATGCGTTGGATGAATTGTTCGCAGCGTGACTTTACAATTAACGG GTTGATGTTTGATCCTTATGCCAGGATAGTGTACGACTACATGGGAGGCATTGAAGATATTAGAAAAGCTAAA gTCCAAACCGTGATACCTGCAAGTACTTCTTTTCAAGAGGATTGTG CTCGCATTCTACGTGCAATAAGAATTGCTGCCCGATTAGGATTTCGTATTTCCAAGGAAACAGCTCATTCTGTTAAAAGTTTATCTTATTCAATACTTAGGCTTGATAAG GGAAGGCTCCTCATGGAAATGAACTACATGTTAGCGTATGGTTCTGCCGAAGCTTCTTTAAGGTTGTTATGGAAATTTGGACTTTTAGAACTGCTTCTTCCTATCCAG GCAGCATATTTTGTTCGCCATGGTTTTCGAAGACGCGACAAAAGGACCAACCTGCTTTTG TCCCTTTTTTCTAACTTGGATAAACTTCTTTCACCTGACAAGCCATGCCACAGTAGCTTATG GGTTGCGATCTTAGCATTCCACAATGCACTATCCGAACAACCTCGGGATCCGTTGGTGGTTGCTGCACTTAGCCTTGCAATTCACAATGGTGGAGATATGTTAGAAGCAGTAAGCATAGCCAAGAGAGTCACTAAAGTACACGATGTTAGCTTTCACGAGTTATTAGAAAATCAGAATTTGAATCCTCGAGCATTGAGAGATGAAGTTGTGAATCTCGTAACATCTCTTAAGCGTGCCCTCAATAATATGACTGATGAGCAAATAGTCTCTCAGGCAATGGCAGCGTACCCACAAGCGCCATATTCGGATCTG GTGCTTATCCCGTGGGGATTATCTTTGAGGGTCTGCCGGATTTTTAGCTGCATAACGTCAGGCGCAGAGAGGGGATTCATCCCGAAGCAGGGCAGCAAGATTGATTATGAGTCATTAGCTCAGGGAGCCCTGCCGGAAGTTCGGCATATTTTCGCAAGAGTTGTGTTCGATACCATATATCCTCTTAGTCTAAATCGTGATAATGCTCAAACATGA
- the LOC126627135 gene encoding uncharacterized protein LOC126627135 isoform X2: MVISSFGIACRPHFCLRAPPFHCISKVQVNLVAAMEALDEPEGLFKNNKSSNSANGRNAKAPAWKKLNSTELGITTSMIDKPTRKVLNGLKRKGYEVYLVGGCVRDLILNRTPKDFDIITSAELKEVTRTFSWCEIVGKRFPICHVHICDTVIEVSSFSISARKSGRNLSRDFRKPNHCDDNDYMRWMNCSQRDFTINGLMFDPYARIVYDYMGGIEDIRKAKVQTVIPASTSFQEDCARILRAIRIAARLGFRISKETAHSVKSLSYSILRLDKGRLLMEMNYMLAYGSAEASLRLLWKFGLLELLLPIQAAYFVRHGFRRRDKRTNLLLSLFSNLDKLLSPDKPCHSSLWVAILAFHNALSEQPRDPLVVAALSLAIHNGGDMLEAVSIAKRVTKVHDVSFHELLENQNLNPRALRDEVVNLVTSLKRALNNMTDEQIVSQAMAAYPQAPYSDLVLIPWGLSLRVCRIFSCITSGAERGFIPKQGSKIDYESLAQGALPEVRHIFARVVFDTIYPLSLNRDNAQT, from the exons ATGGTGATTTCGAGCTTCGGAATCGCCTGCCGACCCCATTTCTGCCTACGTGCTCCTCCGTTTCACTGCATCAGCAAG GTGCAAGTGAACTTGGTCGCGGCAATGGAGGCGCTTGATGAGCCGGAGGGTCTGTTTAAGAACAATAAAAGCAGTAATTCTGCCAATGGAAGAA ATGCTAAGGCGCCGGCATGGAAGAAGTTGAATTCCACAGAGCTTGGGATTACTACTTCAATGATTGACAAGCCTACTCGAAAGGTTCTCAATGGGCTAAAGCGAAAGG GCTATGAGGTGTATCTTGTAGGAGGTTGTGTAAGGGATCTTATATTAAACCGGACGCCAAAGGACTTTGACATAATAACTTCAGCTGAACTGAAGGAG GTGACAAGAACATTTTCTTGGTGTGAAATAGTTGGCAAGCGGTTTCCCATATGTCATGTGCACATTTGTGATACAGTTATTGAG GTCTCAAGTTTTAGCATCTCCGCACGTAAGTCTGGCAGAAACTTAAGTCGTGATTTCAGGAAACCAAATCACTGTGACGACAATGATTATATGCGTTGGATGAATTGTTCGCAGCGTGACTTTACAATTAACGG GTTGATGTTTGATCCTTATGCCAGGATAGTGTACGACTACATGGGAGGCATTGAAGATATTAGAAAAGCTAAA gTCCAAACCGTGATACCTGCAAGTACTTCTTTTCAAGAGGATTGTG CTCGCATTCTACGTGCAATAAGAATTGCTGCCCGATTAGGATTTCGTATTTCCAAGGAAACAGCTCATTCTGTTAAAAGTTTATCTTATTCAATACTTAGGCTTGATAAG GGAAGGCTCCTCATGGAAATGAACTACATGTTAGCGTATGGTTCTGCCGAAGCTTCTTTAAGGTTGTTATGGAAATTTGGACTTTTAGAACTGCTTCTTCCTATCCAG GCAGCATATTTTGTTCGCCATGGTTTTCGAAGACGCGACAAAAGGACCAACCTGCTTTTG TCCCTTTTTTCTAACTTGGATAAACTTCTTTCACCTGACAAGCCATGCCACAGTAGCTTATG GGTTGCGATCTTAGCATTCCACAATGCACTATCCGAACAACCTCGGGATCCGTTGGTGGTTGCTGCACTTAGCCTTGCAATTCACAATGGTGGAGATATGTTAGAAGCAGTAAGCATAGCCAAGAGAGTCACTAAAGTACACGATGTTAGCTTTCACGAGTTATTAGAAAATCAGAATTTGAATCCTCGAGCATTGAGAGATGAAGTTGTGAATCTCGTAACATCTCTTAAGCGTGCCCTCAATAATATGACTGATGAGCAAATAGTCTCTCAGGCAATGGCAGCGTACCCACAAGCGCCATATTCGGATCTG GTGCTTATCCCGTGGGGATTATCTTTGAGGGTCTGCCGGATTTTTAGCTGCATAACGTCAGGCGCAGAGAGGGGATTCATCCCGAAGCAGGGCAGCAAGATTGATTATGAGTCATTAGCTCAGGGAGCCCTGCCGGAAGTTCGGCATATTTTCGCAAGAGTTGTGTTCGATACCATATATCCTCTTAGTCTAAATCGTGATAATGCTCAAACATGA
- the LOC126627135 gene encoding uncharacterized protein LOC126627135 isoform X3, with product MIDKPTRKVLNGLKRKGYEVYLVGGCVRDLILNRTPKDFDIITSAELKEVTRTFSWCEIVGKRFPICHVHICDTVIEVSSFSISARKSGRNLSRDFRKPNHCDDNDYMRWMNCSQRDFTINGLMFDPYARIVYDYMGGIEDIRKAKVQTVIPASTSFQEDCARILRAIRIAARLGFRISKETAHSVKSLSYSILRLDKGRLLMEMNYMLAYGSAEASLRLLWKFGLLELLLPIQAAYFVRHGFRRRDKRTNLLLSLFSNLDKLLSPDKPCHSSLWVAILAFHNALSEQPRDPLVVAALSLAIHNGGDMLEAVSIAKRVTKVHDVSFHELLENQNLNPRALRDEVVNLVTSLKRALNNMTDEQIVSQAMAAYPQAPYSDLVLIPWGLSLRVCRIFSCITSGAERGFIPKQGSKIDYESLAQGALPEVRHIFARVVFDTIYPLSLNRDNAQT from the exons ATGATTGACAAGCCTACTCGAAAGGTTCTCAATGGGCTAAAGCGAAAGG GCTATGAGGTGTATCTTGTAGGAGGTTGTGTAAGGGATCTTATATTAAACCGGACGCCAAAGGACTTTGACATAATAACTTCAGCTGAACTGAAGGAG GTGACAAGAACATTTTCTTGGTGTGAAATAGTTGGCAAGCGGTTTCCCATATGTCATGTGCACATTTGTGATACAGTTATTGAG GTCTCAAGTTTTAGCATCTCCGCACGTAAGTCTGGCAGAAACTTAAGTCGTGATTTCAGGAAACCAAATCACTGTGACGACAATGATTATATGCGTTGGATGAATTGTTCGCAGCGTGACTTTACAATTAACGG GTTGATGTTTGATCCTTATGCCAGGATAGTGTACGACTACATGGGAGGCATTGAAGATATTAGAAAAGCTAAA gTCCAAACCGTGATACCTGCAAGTACTTCTTTTCAAGAGGATTGTG CTCGCATTCTACGTGCAATAAGAATTGCTGCCCGATTAGGATTTCGTATTTCCAAGGAAACAGCTCATTCTGTTAAAAGTTTATCTTATTCAATACTTAGGCTTGATAAG GGAAGGCTCCTCATGGAAATGAACTACATGTTAGCGTATGGTTCTGCCGAAGCTTCTTTAAGGTTGTTATGGAAATTTGGACTTTTAGAACTGCTTCTTCCTATCCAG GCAGCATATTTTGTTCGCCATGGTTTTCGAAGACGCGACAAAAGGACCAACCTGCTTTTG TCCCTTTTTTCTAACTTGGATAAACTTCTTTCACCTGACAAGCCATGCCACAGTAGCTTATG GGTTGCGATCTTAGCATTCCACAATGCACTATCCGAACAACCTCGGGATCCGTTGGTGGTTGCTGCACTTAGCCTTGCAATTCACAATGGTGGAGATATGTTAGAAGCAGTAAGCATAGCCAAGAGAGTCACTAAAGTACACGATGTTAGCTTTCACGAGTTATTAGAAAATCAGAATTTGAATCCTCGAGCATTGAGAGATGAAGTTGTGAATCTCGTAACATCTCTTAAGCGTGCCCTCAATAATATGACTGATGAGCAAATAGTCTCTCAGGCAATGGCAGCGTACCCACAAGCGCCATATTCGGATCTG GTGCTTATCCCGTGGGGATTATCTTTGAGGGTCTGCCGGATTTTTAGCTGCATAACGTCAGGCGCAGAGAGGGGATTCATCCCGAAGCAGGGCAGCAAGATTGATTATGAGTCATTAGCTCAGGGAGCCCTGCCGGAAGTTCGGCATATTTTCGCAAGAGTTGTGTTCGATACCATATATCCTCTTAGTCTAAATCGTGATAATGCTCAAACATGA
- the LOC126625367 gene encoding uncharacterized protein LOC126625367, translating to MKHSKARNVIERCFGLLKGRWSILRSPSFYPIRTQGRIITTCCLLHNLIRQEMSVDPMENLPIIEDGQNTEEGMDNENILNATQEPKGRRRKWEAFEEEVLLGVLEDFVARKQRCDTGAFKQGTLVEIAKAVNVLCPHSNIKANPHIESKLKKWKKTYSMVVDMINTSGFAWNDVKKCVEVDSDDSWQTYVQRNKEADGWRSKPFPLFDRFAYIFGKDRATGNVAETPAQMVEEQSHDHVGESDIGGENFVSSMNQQSQQSTPSENSQRKRKRAVGSSSDGTEAIISGLKDFYVESGKRMQMVTEALVQGTADHTDIANELEAMGLSPMDQIDALSLILDKPKNVAVFRAIKPELKKVFVQRLLSDNASG from the exons atgaagcattctaaggcaaggaatgtaattgaacgctgttttggcttgctaaaaggaaggtggtcgatacttaggagtccatctttctatccgataaggacacaaggtcgaataattaccacttgttgcctactacacaatcttattaggcaagagatgtctgtagatccaatggagaatttgccaataatagaagatggacaaaatacagaagaag gtatggataacgaaaatattttgaatgctactcaagagccaaaaggaagaaggcgtaaatgggaagcatttgaggaagaagtattactaggagttcttgaggattttgttgctcggaagcaacggtgtgacaccggtgctttcaaacaaggtactttggttgaaatagcaaaagctgtcaatgttttatgtcctcattcaaatataaaggcaaatccacatattgagtccaagttgaagaaatggaaaaaaacatatagtatggtcgttgacatgataaacacaagtggatttgcatggaatgatgtcaaaaagtgcgttgaagttgacagtgatgactcatggcaaacttatgtgcag agaaataaagaagccgatggatggagaagcaaaccttttccactgtttgatagatttgcatatatatttggaaaagatcgggctacgggtaatgtagccgaaacccctgctcaaatggtggaggaacaaagtcatgatcatgttggtgaaagtgatattggaggtgaaaattttgtttcttcaatgaaccaacaaagccaacaaagcaccccatctgaaaatagccaaagaaagaggaaaagagctgtgggaagttcaagtgatggaaccgaggcaattatcagtggactgaaagatttttatgttgaaagtgggaagaggatgcaaatggtaactgaagctttagttcaaggtactgcagatcatactgacatagctaatgaacttgaagcaatgggtctctctcctatggatcaaattgatgcattgtctcttattttggataaaccaaaaaatgtggcagtgttcagggcaatcaaaccggaactcaagaaagtgttcgtccaaaggcttttaagcgacaacgcaagcggataa
- the LOC126625368 gene encoding protein ANTAGONIST OF LIKE HETEROCHROMATIN PROTEIN 1-like, whose translation MDRRKLLLILLLEMSYLETICICTILVLMMLRGKQRHVERPTLTNRSLIRREISLCYLNGIIGNTDTECVNELRMDRRTFGILCDLLRQDGRVKTDGLVSVEEQVCMTLQILAHHTKNRSVGGRFYRSGETISRYFNSVLQGILRLQGILLKVPQPVPIDSTDPRWRCFKNCLGALDGTHIDVHVPEIDKPRYRTRKGRVATNVLGVCSGDMQFIYVFPGWEGSASDSRMLHDAISRPNGFKVPAGKTIT comes from the exons atggatcgaaggaagcttttattgatcttattgttagagatgtcttatttggagacaatttgtatttgtacgattcttgtgttgatgatgctacgtggcaaacagagacatgttgaacgacccacattgactaaccgttcacttattagacgagagattagtttgtgttatctgaatggtataatagggaatactgatactgaatgtgtcaacgaattgagaatggatagaaggacttttggcatattatgtgacttacttcgtcaagatgggagggtaaaaactgatggtttggtgtctgtagaggagcaggtgtgtatgactttacaaatattagcacatcatactaagaatcgtagtgttggcggtagattttataggtcgggagagactataagtaggtatttcaatagcgtattgcaaggaattttgcgattacaaggtatcctactaaaagtccctcaacctgtgcctattgattctacagatcctaggtggcgatgttttaag aattgcttgggagcattggatggaacacacattgatgtgcatgtacctgaaattgacaaaccaagataccgaacaagaaagggtcgagtcgcaactaatgtgttaggtgtgtgttcaggagatatgcagttcatatatgtgtttccggggtgggagggttccgcatcagactctagaatgctacatgatgcaattagtaggcctaatggttttaaggtaccagcgggtaagactattacttag
- the LOC126626615 gene encoding transcription factor bHLH137: protein MAAFSYQNLHHLSLLDSIFLPNAPTTNSINTDSNFSQSFYPSEPLTQEIQADNNSRAVESSCTMDHSSTKVAFSDNENDPSVTKNKSTESSTVVDVDRIEIGDQVTQKVTPMGKKRKSRTGSSFNSAQSKGTKEQKGKKQKKIDGGTKKDEEKKIKSDEEDQVKVREGPPTGYIHVRARRGQATDSHSLAERVRRQKISERMKMLQRLVPGCDKITGRAVMLDEIINYVQSLQNQVEFLSVKLDSLNPMFYDFGIDIGALVVKPERLCSMQSPYQSVPQCNPTQPTPFADTSTNITATTAVAAAAATTNNNCPFLESSASLLLQRPNTFFQDGESLLWDVEDQRQSFLNPSGFSNSNLCSFN from the exons ATGGCAGCCTTTTCATACCAAAATCTCCACCACCTTTCTCTCCTTGACTCAATTTTCTTGCCCAACGCTCCTACTACCAATAGCATCAACACTGACAGTAACTTCTCTCAATCTTTTTACCCATCTGAGCCTTTAACCCAGGAAATTCAAGCTGATAATAATTCAAGAGCTGTTGAAAGCAGCTGCACTATGGATCATAGCTCTACTAAGGTTGCTTTTAGTGACAATGAGAATGATCCTTCTGTGACCAAAAACAAGAGCACAGAGTCCTCAACTGTTGTGGACGTGGATAGGATTGAAATTGGTGATCAGGTCACTCAGAAAGTGACTCCTATGGGCAAGAAGAGAAAATCCAGAACTGGATCATCCTTCAATTCTGCTCAATCCAAG GGTACTAAAGAGCAGAAGGGAAAGAAGCAAAAGAAGATTGATGGCGGTACCAAGAAAGATGAGGAAAAGAAGATTAAATCAGATGAAGAAGACCAGGTGAAAGTAAGAGAAGGACCTCCAACTGGCTACATTCATGTTAGAGCAAGGAGGGGTCAGGCTACAGATAGTCACAGCCTTGCAGAAAGG GTAAGAAGACAGAAAATTAGTGAGAGGATGAAGATGTTGCAAAGACTTGTTCCTGGCTGTGACAAG ataACTGGAAGGGCAGTCATGCTGGATGAAATTATCAATTATGTTCAGTCCCTACAAAATCAAGTGGAG ttcCTCTCAGTGAAACTTGATTCTTTGAATCCAATGTTCTACGACTTTGGAATCGACATTGGTGCTTTGGTGGTCAAACCAGAG AGATTGTGTAGCATGCAATCACCATATCAATCTGTGCCACAATGCAACCCAACACAGCCAACACCTTTTGCTGATACATCCACCAACATCACCGCCACCACTGCCGTTGCCGCTGCCGCTGCCACCACAAATAACAACTGTCCTTTTCTAGAAAGTTCAGCTTCACTTCTACTTCAAAGGCCAAATACCTTCTTTCAG GACGGTGAGAGCTTGTTGTGGGATGTGGAAGATCAAAGACAA